The following are encoded together in the Roseovarius sp. EL26 genome:
- a CDS encoding SLC13 family permease codes for MAVVMATLAFTVFLFVSEIIRVDLAAILILVIVGILSYVPGLENLADVNHLFDGFASNAVISIIAVMIVGAGLDKTGIMNKVAAVILKRGGTSETRVVPIVSGTVGVISSFLQNVGAAALFLPVVSRISARSGIPLSRLLMPMGFCAILGGTMTMVGSSPLILLNDLIRSANDTLPADAQMAEFGLFSVTPIGFALVATGIIYFMLLGKFVLPGKVDKVDASSGQGTSDYLQRVYGLKADVYEVDVPAESPLVGQILADINLENNLYIISTYYKGKVSMVQILTAEIAAPCRLAIIGKGVIVEAFAKKYGLTIRPSLDVFSEEFAPTNAGIAEVVIPPDSKLIGKCPRDLLLRKTYGLSLLAIHRGEDTLSHVEYGDHKPTAIGLVPFQAGDMLVAHSRWENLVRIKRDRDFVVVTADFPQEELRPQKVGVALFFFAISLSMILFTDVRLSLCLLTGAVGMLLTKVLTIDEAYRAVGWNTVFLLASLIPLGQAVQNTGTAEWIAQQILTLLDGWPIWALQGGVAILATAFSLVMSNVGATVLLVPLAVSIAVAAGGNPAVFALTVAISTSNSFIIPTHQVNALIMGPAGYKVTDFVRSGGIMTVLFLVVSMVMLNIVY; via the coding sequence ATGGCCGTGGTCATGGCGACCTTGGCCTTTACTGTGTTTTTGTTCGTATCGGAAATCATCAGGGTCGATCTCGCGGCCATTTTGATTTTGGTTATTGTCGGTATACTCAGTTACGTTCCGGGCCTCGAAAACCTTGCTGATGTCAATCATCTATTTGACGGTTTCGCTTCCAACGCGGTCATATCGATCATCGCCGTGATGATCGTCGGTGCAGGCCTTGATAAAACCGGCATCATGAACAAAGTTGCCGCTGTCATCCTGAAACGCGGAGGCACGTCCGAGACGCGCGTTGTGCCCATCGTCTCTGGCACCGTCGGGGTAATCTCCAGCTTCCTGCAAAATGTCGGCGCCGCCGCATTGTTCCTGCCTGTTGTTAGCCGTATCTCTGCCCGCAGTGGCATCCCACTATCGCGCCTGCTGATGCCCATGGGCTTTTGCGCCATTTTGGGCGGCACGATGACCATGGTAGGATCGTCACCGCTCATTTTGCTTAATGATTTGATCCGATCGGCCAATGATACCTTGCCGGCAGATGCACAGATGGCCGAATTCGGCCTGTTTTCAGTAACACCCATTGGCTTTGCGCTGGTGGCAACCGGTATCATCTACTTCATGTTACTGGGTAAATTCGTCCTACCTGGAAAAGTCGATAAGGTTGATGCCTCTTCCGGGCAGGGAACCTCAGATTACCTGCAACGTGTCTACGGCTTGAAAGCCGATGTTTATGAGGTGGACGTCCCCGCCGAGAGCCCATTGGTTGGGCAAATCCTCGCAGATATTAACCTTGAAAATAACCTCTACATCATCTCGACCTACTACAAAGGTAAGGTCTCGATGGTACAGATTCTCACAGCCGAAATTGCCGCCCCTTGCCGGTTGGCTATCATCGGCAAAGGCGTGATCGTCGAGGCTTTTGCCAAAAAATACGGTCTGACAATTCGACCTTCACTAGATGTCTTTTCGGAAGAATTCGCTCCAACCAACGCTGGCATTGCCGAAGTTGTGATTCCACCGGATTCAAAGTTGATTGGAAAGTGCCCGCGTGACTTGCTGCTGCGTAAAACATATGGCCTTAGCCTGCTGGCCATTCACCGTGGCGAAGACACCTTAAGCCATGTCGAGTACGGCGATCACAAACCCACCGCCATCGGGTTGGTACCATTTCAAGCGGGCGACATGTTGGTGGCACATAGCCGCTGGGAAAACCTAGTTCGGATCAAACGTGACCGCGATTTTGTTGTCGTCACCGCTGATTTCCCACAAGAAGAATTACGCCCACAAAAAGTTGGCGTAGCGCTGTTTTTCTTTGCCATATCCCTGTCGATGATCCTCTTTACCGATGTTCGCCTGTCACTCTGTCTGCTCACCGGGGCCGTCGGAATGCTGCTGACAAAAGTACTCACAATCGACGAGGCGTACCGCGCTGTCGGCTGGAACACAGTATTCTTACTCGCCAGCCTCATACCCTTAGGGCAAGCCGTTCAGAATACCGGCACTGCGGAATGGATCGCCCAACAGATCCTGACACTACTCGACGGCTGGCCCATCTGGGCACTACAAGGTGGTGTCGCCATCTTAGCCACAGCTTTCTCACTAGTGATGTCCAATGTCGGCGCGACCGTGCTACTGGTGCCACTCGCGGTCTCAATCGCCGTGGCGGCGGGCGGCAATCCCGCGGTCTTTGCCCTCACCGTAGCGATCTCAACCTCGAACTCGTTCATAATCCCCACCCATCAGGTCAACGCGCTGATCATGGGTCCAGCAGGGTACAAGGTCACCGATTTCGTTCGCTCCGGCGGGATCATGACCGTTCTGTTCTTGGTCGTCTCAATGGTAATGCTGAATATCGTCTACTAG
- a CDS encoding TlpA disulfide reductase family protein: protein MRKFRSIVLYMALALGANAAFAADPAEITALREGDMKKLIVYEEPRPASIANYVNEDGSEGTLADYKGKVVVLNLWATWCAPCRKEMPSLSELQTELSAEGVEVVTVATGPVATPPPMIAKFFTDIGVDNLPQHRDPKQDLARSLKIFGLPVSIIIDRDGNEVARMLGDADWSSDNAKEILRAFAENTPS from the coding sequence ATGCGGAAATTTCGTTCAATCGTCCTTTATATGGCACTGGCGCTGGGTGCAAATGCTGCATTCGCGGCAGACCCTGCTGAAATCACCGCCCTGCGCGAAGGCGATATGAAAAAGCTGATCGTCTATGAGGAGCCGCGCCCAGCGTCGATCGCGAACTATGTCAACGAAGACGGATCAGAGGGCACGTTGGCCGACTACAAAGGTAAGGTCGTCGTTCTGAACCTCTGGGCCACATGGTGTGCACCCTGTCGCAAAGAAATGCCCAGCCTATCCGAACTTCAGACAGAATTGAGCGCTGAAGGCGTCGAAGTGGTCACCGTCGCCACCGGCCCGGTTGCCACACCGCCGCCGATGATTGCCAAGTTCTTTACCGACATTGGCGTCGACAACCTGCCGCAACACCGCGACCCCAAACAGGATCTCGCACGGTCGCTGAAAATCTTCGGTCTGCCCGTGTCGATCATCATCGACCGGGACGGCAATGAGGTGGCGCGTATGTTGGGGGATGCTGACTGGAGCTCAGACAATGCCAAAGAGATTTTGCGTGCCTTTGCGGAAAATACGCCCTCTTAA
- the argH gene encoding argininosuccinate lyase: MTNKTSNQMWGGRFAAGPDAIMEAINASIGFDQRMAAQDIAGSSAHAAMLAATGIVSDKDAEAMREGLLTVLSEIEGGTFVFSTALEDIHMNVEARLKEIIGEPAGRLHTGRSRNDQVATDFKLWVRDQFDAFESGLLALIQALLSQAEAGADWVMPGFTHLQTAQPVTWGHHMMAYVEMFGRDLSRVRDGRKRMNECPLGAAALAGTSFPIDRDMTAKALGFDRPSANSLDAVSDRDFALEFLSTASICAMHLSRMAEELVIWSSAQFRFVVLSDRFSTGSSIMPQKKNPDAAELIRAKIGRIFGANVALMMVMKGLPLAYSKDMQEDKEQVFDAADNLMLALAAMEGMVKDMSANRPSLEAAAGSGFSTATDLADWLVRVLGMPFRDAHHVTGTLVAVAEQNECDLPDLNLEQMQSVHSDITSDIYEVLGVHNSVASRVSYGGTAPSQVLAQVARWKEMLE, translated from the coding sequence ATGACAAACAAAACCTCGAACCAGATGTGGGGCGGCCGCTTTGCCGCTGGACCGGACGCAATCATGGAGGCAATCAATGCCTCGATCGGGTTCGATCAGCGAATGGCAGCACAGGACATTGCCGGCTCAAGCGCCCATGCCGCCATGTTGGCCGCCACAGGCATTGTAAGTGATAAGGATGCCGAGGCGATGAGGGAAGGCCTGCTCACGGTCTTGTCAGAAATTGAGGGCGGAACTTTCGTATTTTCCACCGCGTTGGAAGATATTCACATGAATGTTGAGGCGCGGCTGAAAGAAATCATTGGCGAGCCAGCGGGTCGCTTGCACACCGGACGGTCGCGCAACGATCAGGTTGCAACCGACTTTAAGCTTTGGGTGCGCGACCAGTTTGATGCGTTTGAATCCGGTCTTTTGGCTTTGATTCAAGCGTTGCTGTCACAGGCTGAGGCTGGTGCTGATTGGGTGATGCCGGGCTTTACCCATCTACAGACCGCGCAGCCGGTGACATGGGGGCATCACATGATGGCCTATGTTGAAATGTTTGGTCGTGATTTGTCGCGTGTGCGCGATGGGCGTAAACGTATGAATGAATGCCCCTTGGGTGCCGCAGCCCTTGCCGGGACCTCTTTCCCGATTGACCGTGACATGACCGCCAAAGCGCTGGGCTTTGACCGGCCAAGTGCCAATTCGTTGGATGCGGTCAGTGATCGCGATTTTGCATTGGAGTTCCTGAGCACCGCAAGCATTTGTGCGATGCACCTGTCCCGCATGGCAGAAGAGCTGGTGATTTGGTCCTCGGCCCAGTTCCGGTTTGTTGTGTTGTCTGATCGGTTCTCAACCGGATCATCGATCATGCCGCAAAAGAAAAACCCAGACGCAGCTGAGTTGATTCGCGCCAAGATTGGACGGATCTTTGGGGCGAATGTGGCCCTGATGATGGTGATGAAGGGGCTGCCACTGGCCTATTCCAAGGACATGCAAGAAGACAAAGAGCAAGTCTTTGATGCGGCCGACAACCTGATGCTGGCATTGGCCGCGATGGAGGGCATGGTCAAAGACATGTCGGCCAACCGCCCGTCGTTGGAGGCTGCCGCAGGTTCCGGATTTTCGACCGCAACCGATCTGGCTGACTGGTTGGTGCGGGTGCTGGGCATGCCCTTCCGCGATGCGCACCATGTGACCGGAACATTGGTGGCCGTGGCTGAGCAAAATGAGTGTGACCTGCCAGATTTGAACCTTGAACAGATGCAATCCGTGCATTCGGATATCACTTCTGATATCTACGAGGTATTGGGTGTCCATAATTCGGTCGCCTCGCGTGTGAGTTACGGCGGAACCGCTCCAAGCCAAGTGTTGGCACAGGTCGCCCGTTGGAAGGAGATGTTGGAATGA
- the lysA gene encoding diaminopimelate decarboxylase: protein MDHFLYRDGQLYAEDLSVADIAAEVGTPFYLYSTATLERHFRLFDEALAGTEHLVCYAMKAASNQAILTTLARLGAGMDVVSGGEYARARAAGVSGDKIVFSGVGKTRDEMRQALEGGIRQFNVESEPEMEVLSAVTQELGVVAPIAVRVNPDVDAKTHAKIATGKSENKFGIPIARAKEVYARAAALPGLKVVGIDVHIGSQLTDLEPFRLAYRKVADLTEALRAEGHDIMRLDLGGGLGIPYTRSNDAPPLPVEYGQMIKEELGHLGCEIEIEPGRLVAGNAGILVSKVIYVKSGEDREFLILDGAMNDLIRPAMYEAHHDIIAVEEPEAGVEQQPYDIVGPVCESGDTFAKERMMPPLKAGDLVAFRSAGAYGAVMASEYNTRPLVPEVLVNEHQFAVIRARPTFDEMINRDTIPEWL, encoded by the coding sequence ATGGATCATTTTCTTTATCGCGACGGGCAGCTTTACGCTGAAGACCTCTCTGTAGCGGATATCGCGGCAGAGGTTGGTACGCCGTTTTACCTCTATTCAACGGCAACATTAGAGCGACACTTCCGTCTGTTTGATGAGGCGCTTGCCGGAACCGAACATTTGGTCTGTTACGCGATGAAGGCCGCCAGCAATCAGGCGATTCTGACAACATTGGCCCGGCTCGGCGCCGGGATGGATGTGGTCTCGGGTGGGGAATATGCCCGCGCCCGCGCCGCTGGCGTGTCAGGTGACAAGATCGTCTTCTCAGGTGTTGGTAAAACCCGCGATGAAATGCGTCAGGCGCTTGAGGGTGGTATTCGGCAGTTTAACGTCGAAAGCGAACCTGAGATGGAAGTGCTGAGCGCAGTAACACAAGAGCTGGGTGTCGTTGCGCCGATTGCGGTGCGGGTAAACCCAGATGTTGACGCCAAAACTCACGCCAAAATTGCCACAGGCAAATCTGAAAACAAATTTGGCATCCCGATTGCCCGCGCGAAAGAAGTTTATGCCCGTGCCGCCGCCCTGCCAGGGCTGAAAGTGGTGGGCATCGATGTACATATTGGTAGCCAACTCACCGATCTGGAGCCGTTTCGTCTGGCCTACCGTAAGGTTGCCGATTTGACCGAGGCGCTACGGGCCGAAGGCCACGACATCATGCGTCTCGATTTGGGCGGTGGTTTGGGTATACCTTATACACGGTCCAACGATGCGCCGCCTTTGCCTGTAGAATATGGTCAGATGATCAAAGAGGAACTGGGTCATCTGGGCTGCGAGATCGAGATTGAGCCGGGCCGACTAGTGGCAGGCAATGCCGGGATACTCGTGAGCAAGGTGATTTATGTGAAATCCGGCGAAGACCGCGAATTCCTGATCCTTGATGGTGCGATGAATGATCTGATTCGCCCTGCTATGTACGAGGCACACCATGATATTATTGCTGTTGAAGAACCCGAAGCCGGTGTTGAACAGCAACCCTATGATATTGTCGGGCCAGTATGCGAAAGTGGCGATACTTTTGCTAAAGAACGCATGATGCCACCTTTGAAAGCCGGTGATTTGGTCGCGTTTCGCAGTGCCGGTGCTTATGGCGCGGTGATGGCCAGCGAGTACAATACCCGGCCCTTGGTGCCTGAAGTTCTTGTTAATGAGCATCAATTCGCTGTCATCCGGGCACGTCCGACCTTTGACGAAATGATAAATCGCGATACCATCCCTGAGTGGCTGTAA
- a CDS encoding DUF4175 domain-containing protein translates to MPDKPSPLTQIQTRLRGPLLLTWAGMIAERLTQVFWPVWTIFAVLAAFVLLGLHDSLPLVVTWVVFATFALALLVFGMQGVRRFVWPNRVAALARLDQALPGRPLAALSDTQTIGAGDAGSEALWRAHLSRMSTQASAAKAVEPDLKLSQRDPFGLRYLALLALVCSLLFGSLWRVQSLSELALGPGGLVTGEPTWEGWIEPPDYTGLPSLYLADQTSKIQIPAGSMITLRLYGEVGVLSVSETVSGSDMSEPSTATEQSFEATIGGTLQIDGPGGQIWALDVVPDLPPFVEAISDEMQTTFEGLMSLPFTAIDDYGVVSGRAIMTLDLDRVSRIYGLKTDPEAREDIILDVPMPITGGRENFTEKLVENLSEHPWAHLPVIIILEVTDGRGQVGQSEVILTPLPARRFFDPLAATMIEQRRDLLWSPTNARRISQLMRAVSHRPNDGLFRSTGTYLIQRMILHRLEAAMDADALTSDTREELSEALWDLALLLEDGNVGNALERMREAQERLSEAIKNGASQEEIARLMQELREATNDYLRQKSQQAQREQSGDQQLSENMMRMTQQDLQDMMDRIQELMEQGRFAEAQQALEEFQQMMENMRVTEGQGGDGQSPGEQAMEGLAETLREQQGLSDQAFRDLQEQFNPGAQSGQSQGNEGYNGGQGRGQSHDPGQGQGEGGGEQSGEGAQSGGQGGDQEGGLADRQQALRQELERQRGALPGSGGEAGQAARDALEQAEGAMRGAEDALREGDLAEAIDRQSDAMEAMRDGMRNLADAMAENSQTPGGQGQATGREGSQRPDPLGRVPDGSGGASSTGDAFHNGDVYGRARELLDELRRRSGEGERSEAERDYLRRLLDRF, encoded by the coding sequence ATGCCGGATAAACCGTCACCATTGACCCAGATTCAGACCCGCCTGCGCGGGCCGTTGCTGCTGACATGGGCGGGCATGATTGCCGAACGTCTGACGCAGGTTTTTTGGCCGGTTTGGACAATCTTCGCTGTATTGGCGGCTTTTGTTCTTTTGGGCCTGCATGATAGCCTGCCACTCGTTGTGACATGGGTGGTTTTTGCGACATTTGCACTGGCCTTGCTGGTGTTTGGCATGCAGGGCGTGCGGCGTTTTGTTTGGCCCAACCGGGTTGCCGCATTGGCGCGGCTTGATCAAGCCTTGCCGGGTCGACCTCTTGCTGCGCTTTCAGACACACAAACGATTGGCGCGGGTGATGCCGGGTCCGAGGCTCTGTGGCGAGCCCATCTGAGTCGCATGTCAACACAGGCGTCTGCGGCCAAGGCAGTTGAACCTGATCTGAAGTTGTCACAGCGTGATCCGTTTGGTTTGCGCTACCTTGCTTTGCTGGCGTTGGTCTGTTCCCTGCTTTTTGGTTCGCTCTGGCGGGTGCAATCGTTGTCGGAATTGGCGCTGGGTCCAGGTGGGCTTGTGACTGGTGAGCCAACTTGGGAAGGGTGGATTGAACCGCCTGACTATACCGGTTTGCCCAGCCTATATCTGGCTGATCAGACCAGCAAAATTCAGATTCCGGCCGGGTCAATGATTACTCTAAGACTATACGGAGAGGTTGGCGTACTCAGCGTGTCCGAGACCGTGTCTGGTTCTGACATGTCCGAGCCGTCCACTGCAACAGAGCAGAGCTTTGAAGCAACAATTGGCGGAACGCTGCAAATTGATGGCCCCGGAGGTCAAATCTGGGCCTTGGATGTGGTACCGGATCTGCCACCCTTTGTTGAAGCAATTTCTGACGAGATGCAGACCACATTTGAGGGGTTGATGAGCCTGCCATTCACTGCAATTGATGATTATGGCGTAGTCAGTGGCCGGGCAATCATGACGCTTGATCTGGATAGGGTCAGTCGCATTTACGGGCTGAAAACAGATCCAGAAGCGCGCGAAGATATCATTCTTGACGTGCCAATGCCTATCACTGGTGGACGGGAGAATTTCACCGAGAAACTGGTTGAAAACCTGTCAGAGCACCCTTGGGCGCATTTGCCGGTGATTATTATCCTTGAGGTCACAGATGGCCGTGGGCAGGTTGGGCAAAGTGAAGTGATTTTGACTCCCCTGCCTGCACGCCGGTTTTTTGACCCACTAGCGGCCACGATGATTGAACAACGCCGCGATCTGTTGTGGTCGCCTACCAATGCGCGGCGCATCTCGCAATTGATGCGCGCGGTATCGCACCGTCCCAATGATGGCTTGTTTCGGTCAACCGGGACCTATCTGATTCAGCGGATGATTTTGCATCGGCTTGAGGCCGCGATGGATGCGGATGCGCTGACATCGGACACACGTGAAGAGTTGTCCGAGGCATTGTGGGATCTTGCCTTGTTGCTGGAGGATGGCAACGTTGGCAACGCTCTTGAACGGATGCGCGAAGCGCAGGAGCGGCTGAGTGAGGCAATCAAAAACGGCGCCAGTCAAGAAGAGATTGCACGTTTGATGCAGGAGCTGCGTGAAGCCACAAACGACTACTTGCGCCAGAAATCACAACAGGCTCAGCGTGAGCAGAGTGGTGATCAGCAGTTGAGTGAAAACATGATGCGGATGACCCAACAAGATCTGCAAGACATGATGGACCGTATTCAGGAACTGATGGAACAAGGCCGTTTTGCCGAAGCTCAGCAAGCGCTGGAAGAATTTCAGCAGATGATGGAAAACATGCGTGTGACCGAAGGGCAAGGTGGCGATGGCCAATCCCCGGGTGAGCAGGCGATGGAGGGTCTGGCTGAAACTCTGCGTGAACAGCAGGGCCTGTCTGATCAGGCCTTTCGTGACTTGCAAGAGCAGTTCAACCCTGGTGCGCAATCTGGTCAATCGCAGGGCAATGAGGGCTACAATGGCGGTCAGGGCCGTGGGCAAAGCCATGATCCGGGTCAGGGCCAAGGTGAAGGCGGCGGCGAACAATCCGGTGAAGGAGCACAATCGGGCGGTCAGGGAGGCGACCAAGAGGGTGGATTGGCAGATCGCCAACAAGCCCTGCGCCAAGAGTTGGAGCGTCAGCGTGGTGCACTTCCCGGTAGCGGAGGCGAGGCCGGCCAGGCCGCGCGCGACGCATTGGAGCAAGCCGAAGGGGCCATGCGTGGGGCTGAAGACGCCCTGAGAGAGGGCGATCTGGCCGAGGCTATTGATCGTCAATCTGATGCGATGGAGGCCATGCGCGATGGCATGCGCAATCTGGCGGATGCCATGGCAGAAAACAGTCAGACACCGGGTGGTCAGGGACAGGCCACTGGCCGGGAGGGAAGTCAGCGCCCTGATCCTTTAGGGCGCGTCCCAGACGGAAGCGGCGGGGCCAGCAGCACAGGCGATGCATTTCATAATGGTGATGTGTATGGCCGTGCCCGCGAGTTGCTAGATGAGTTGCGCCGCCGCTCAGGAGAGGGCGAACGTTCAGAGGCTGAGCGCGATTATCTGCGCCGGTTGCTGGATCGATTCTAA
- a CDS encoding calcium-binding protein yields MIAGLIGILTASVALAMGFSSGEDEHDKDGNETLSEQDDELNTKIDKQTDIVDFIPNTPDVVDEQSHPSDDQKSSWQDGEIITGTPEADTLLGSPQNDQIGGKDGTDLIQGQAGDDQLFGMGGEDTLQGGDGYDTLHGQSGNDVLSGQAGDDVMFGHEGKDTLDGGTGDDRLQGGGGQDLMKGGSGDDALHGYLGNDTLVGHAGQDSLFGGHGDDVVDGRDENNFDPNKTEDDNVDPTGDYLNGGKGNDIIFADANDTITGGDGADSLILSDWIKQNHQTVIFDFDPDEDRLMVLYDAEETPTPELTIEQDGDDETQQQVYLEGEYVATVFAKTALTQHNITLVPMVN; encoded by the coding sequence GTGATTGCTGGCCTGATTGGAATTTTGACTGCAAGTGTTGCGCTGGCCATGGGGTTTTCCTCTGGCGAGGATGAACACGACAAAGACGGCAATGAAACTCTATCAGAGCAAGATGATGAGCTGAACACAAAGATCGACAAACAAACTGACATCGTTGATTTCATCCCCAACACCCCGGACGTCGTGGATGAACAATCCCACCCCTCAGATGATCAGAAATCCAGTTGGCAGGATGGCGAGATTATCACCGGCACACCAGAGGCCGATACCCTTTTAGGCAGCCCGCAAAATGATCAGATCGGTGGCAAAGATGGCACCGATCTGATTCAGGGTCAGGCTGGTGACGATCAATTGTTTGGCATGGGGGGTGAGGACACGTTGCAAGGGGGCGATGGGTACGACACCCTGCACGGTCAGAGCGGCAATGATGTATTATCCGGGCAAGCCGGTGATGACGTTATGTTTGGTCACGAAGGCAAAGATACGCTGGATGGTGGTACCGGAGATGACAGATTGCAAGGGGGCGGCGGTCAGGACCTAATGAAAGGCGGCAGTGGGGATGATGCCCTACACGGGTATCTTGGCAATGACACATTGGTTGGGCATGCCGGACAAGACAGCCTGTTTGGCGGCCACGGCGATGATGTCGTTGATGGTCGTGATGAGAATAATTTTGATCCGAACAAAACAGAAGACGACAACGTTGATCCGACTGGAGACTATCTGAATGGCGGAAAGGGCAATGATATTATCTTTGCAGATGCAAATGACACCATCACTGGTGGCGATGGCGCAGACTCTCTCATCTTGTCAGACTGGATTAAGCAAAACCACCAAACCGTCATTTTTGACTTTGACCCGGATGAGGACAGGTTGATGGTGCTTTACGATGCCGAAGAAACGCCCACGCCAGAGCTGACGATTGAACAAGACGGTGATGATGAAACGCAACAACAGGTGTATCTGGAAGGAGAATATGTTGCGACGGTCTTTGCCAAAACGGCTTTAACTCAGCACAATATCACCCTTGTGCCGATGGTAAACTAA
- a CDS encoding sterol desaturase family protein, whose protein sequence is MTTADTNPTDTNTQPAEPGPMSREWHWHPDLPVNYAPYWHWPPKPKIFLRWVWQNYLQVSDRSIYLALAFFVAFWLQPVSPEQANIAFGWMARVFIRNWIFLLVVAGGLHLWFYGIDAQGKLLKYDPRPYMKRKNALYKFGYQTWDNMYYSLAFGAPLLSLYEVGLRWLYANGTIGTLEFSAHPIWFIMLFPLLALWQSFHFYTVHLALHQPSVYKYVHAVHHRNVNTGPWSGMSMHPIEAAMYLSAIWVVVILPTHPVHMVFLGYWLMLGAASSHSGYEAIWAKDRQALLIGAFFHQLHHRYYECNYGNGEMPWDKWFGTFHDGSEEATRRTRSRKRKMHAK, encoded by the coding sequence ATGACGACTGCTGATACAAACCCGACAGACACCAACACCCAACCGGCTGAACCCGGCCCGATGAGCCGTGAATGGCATTGGCACCCGGACTTGCCCGTAAATTATGCCCCTTATTGGCACTGGCCACCGAAACCCAAGATCTTTTTGAGATGGGTCTGGCAAAACTACCTGCAGGTTTCCGACCGCTCTATCTATCTGGCACTGGCCTTTTTTGTGGCCTTCTGGCTGCAACCAGTGAGCCCAGAACAAGCAAATATTGCCTTTGGCTGGATGGCAAGGGTGTTTATTCGCAACTGGATTTTTCTGTTGGTCGTCGCCGGGGGTCTCCACCTGTGGTTCTACGGCATCGACGCGCAGGGCAAACTGCTCAAATACGACCCGCGGCCATACATGAAGCGCAAGAATGCGCTCTATAAATTCGGCTATCAGACTTGGGACAACATGTATTATTCGCTGGCCTTTGGCGCACCACTGTTGTCGCTCTATGAGGTTGGCCTGCGCTGGCTTTATGCCAATGGCACCATAGGAACGCTTGAATTCTCTGCCCACCCGATATGGTTTATTATGTTGTTCCCGCTTTTGGCGCTTTGGCAAAGTTTCCATTTCTACACGGTACATTTGGCCCTGCACCAGCCATCGGTCTACAAATACGTCCACGCCGTGCACCACCGCAACGTCAACACTGGCCCTTGGTCTGGCATGTCGATGCACCCGATTGAGGCAGCAATGTATCTGAGTGCAATCTGGGTTGTTGTAATCCTCCCGACCCATCCGGTGCATATGGTATTTCTGGGCTATTGGCTGATGCTCGGTGCGGCATCATCGCATTCAGGATATGAGGCGATCTGGGCCAAAGATCGTCAAGCATTGTTAATCGGCGCATTCTTTCACCAACTGCATCATCGGTACTATGAATGCAATTACGGCAATGGCGAGATGCCATGGGACAAGTGGTTTGGCACCTTTCACGACGGATCTGAGGAAGCGACACGCCGCACCCGAAGTCGAAAACGGAAAATGCATGCAAAGTGA
- a CDS encoding NAD(P)-dependent oxidoreductase — translation MKVGFIGLGNVGGKLSGSLLRNSIDLTVHDLNADLVANFLARGAKAAESPAQLMRDCDAVITCLPSPAASDAVMQEMLPEVKEGKIWMEMSTTDEAEAKRLGALVIERGGAAVDCPVSGGCHRADTGNIAIFAGCDRATFERILPFLTTMGRRILHTGELGSASVLKVVTNYLATVHLVANAEALVTAKAAGMDLNTTYEAIKISSGNSFSHITESQVILNGSRDISFTMDLVKKDVGLFQEVADRANVPLEISPLMVEIFEDGIKKYGDRELSPNIIRRLEDATGLDIRAPGFPPEMLDDEPEEPGYEIIPQGKELKAAE, via the coding sequence ATGAAAGTAGGATTTATCGGCCTTGGTAATGTCGGTGGAAAATTGTCCGGCTCGCTGCTGCGCAACAGCATTGACCTAACGGTACACGACCTCAACGCAGATCTGGTTGCCAACTTTTTGGCCCGCGGTGCCAAAGCTGCCGAAAGCCCGGCTCAGCTGATGCGCGACTGTGACGCCGTCATCACTTGCCTGCCGTCACCAGCAGCCTCAGATGCGGTGATGCAAGAAATGCTGCCCGAGGTGAAAGAGGGCAAGATCTGGATGGAAATGTCCACCACGGACGAGGCCGAAGCCAAACGTCTGGGCGCGCTGGTCATTGAGCGTGGCGGTGCCGCAGTTGATTGCCCTGTTTCTGGTGGCTGCCACCGTGCAGATACCGGCAACATCGCCATCTTCGCGGGCTGCGATCGCGCCACTTTTGAACGGATCCTGCCATTCCTGACCACCATGGGTCGGCGAATTCTGCATACTGGCGAATTGGGCTCAGCCTCGGTTCTGAAAGTTGTCACCAACTATCTCGCAACTGTACATCTGGTCGCCAACGCCGAGGCGCTGGTGACCGCCAAGGCCGCCGGCATGGATCTCAACACCACTTACGAGGCGATCAAAATCAGTTCGGGCAACTCCTTCTCACATATCACCGAAAGTCAGGTGATCCTTAATGGCTCACGCGATATCTCGTTCACCATGGATCTGGTGAAAAAGGATGTTGGGCTTTTTCAGGAGGTTGCCGACCGCGCCAACGTACCGTTGGAAATCAGTCCGTTGATGGTTGAAATTTTCGAAGATGGTATCAAGAAATACGGAGATCGTGAGTTATCCCCAAACATCATCCGCCGCCTTGAGGATGCCACCGGCCTAGATATCCGCGCGCCCGGCTTTCCGCCTGAGATGCTTGATGATGAACCAGAAGAACCCGGTTATGAAATCATTCCACAGGGCAAAGAGCTCAAAGCTGCGGAATAA